One window of the bacterium genome contains the following:
- a CDS encoding putative porin, with protein sequence MKNLFVLFILFATIISAAEWTGSASLGYQHVKDYIAVDDSTNYIDLDLSFIENVSADLELGASIGSSNGDPRVTTQVLSGNMETKDFRLKKAYLSYNYSLDESTLLSFTGGKFGKNFVSASDMIWDKDLAFEGFGFDLVHTLLEGNKVYFHSGVYNLDEFTAADNDPKLVVSQLGISGKYQDINYDVYGGLINYYNIKNKLPLKWTVNSNSLNLLGNYTYDYDAIEFGSTFTKTIGENEIKLLGNWIENTDSDDKAYLLGIEYGNLTVVDKEDWKLYSNIRKIEQDSVLDCYTDSDFHNGMTNSKGYKVGLEYGIEKNLKLDVNYTKTKDHESLAPVEQSLFKTELVINF encoded by the coding sequence ATGAAAAATTTATTTGTTTTATTTATTCTTTTCGCTACTATCATCAGTGCTGCAGAATGGACTGGCAGTGCATCATTAGGTTATCAACACGTGAAGGATTATATTGCTGTTGATGATTCTACAAATTATATTGATCTTGATTTATCATTCATCGAAAACGTTTCAGCTGATTTAGAGCTTGGTGCGTCAATTGGAAGTTCCAATGGTGATCCAAGAGTCACAACTCAAGTGCTAAGTGGAAACATGGAAACAAAAGATTTTCGTTTAAAGAAAGCATATTTATCTTATAACTACAGTTTAGATGAATCAACATTACTAAGTTTCACTGGTGGAAAATTTGGTAAGAATTTTGTTTCAGCATCAGATATGATTTGGGACAAAGATTTGGCATTTGAAGGTTTTGGATTTGATCTGGTTCATACTCTTTTGGAAGGCAACAAGGTATACTTTCATAGTGGTGTATATAACCTGGATGAATTCACTGCAGCTGATAATGATCCAAAGCTTGTTGTTTCCCAGCTTGGTATTTCTGGAAAATATCAAGATATTAATTATGATGTTTACGGTGGACTTATTAATTATTATAACATTAAAAACAAACTTCCTCTTAAATGGACAGTAAATAGTAACAGTCTCAATTTACTTGGAAATTATACTTATGATTATGATGCTATTGAATTTGGAAGCACTTTTACAAAAACAATCGGAGAAAATGAAATAAAATTGCTTGGAAACTGGATAGAGAATACTGACTCCGATGATAAGGCATATTTACTTGGAATTGAATATGGGAATTTAACTGTGGTTGATAAAGAAGATTGGAAACTCTATTCTAACATTAGGAAGATTGAGCAGGATTCAGTTCTTGATTGTTACACAGATTCGGATTTTCATAATGGCATGACAAATTCCAAAGGATATAAAGTTGGACTGGAATATGGTATTGAAAAGAATTTGAAATTGGATGTCAATTATACAAAAACAAAAGATCACGAATCTCTTGCTCCAGTTGAACAATCATTATTCAAAACTGAACTCGTTATAAATTTCTAA